The nucleotide sequence CAAATATCATACAAGTTCTGGAGAAAATCCCTCTGGAACAAAGGAATAAAGTAAAGGAAGTAACCCTTGACATGGCAAAAAACATGGAGTCATCCGCAAGAACATGTTTCCCCATGGCAAATTTGGTTACAGACCGCTTTCATGTAGTAAGGCTGGCCCTGGAGGCTCTACAACATATAAGGGTCAATCAAAGATGGGTTGAACTGGATATGGAAAACAAGGCTATCGAAGCTGCCAAAAAGAATGGCGTTAGGTATAAAGCACCCTTATTGCCCAATGGGGACACCCCAAAGCAACTTTTGGCCCGCTGCAGGTATGTCTTTGCCAAAAAGAAAGCTGATTGGACTCAAAGCCAAGAGCAGAGAGCCAACATAGCTTTTGAAAATTATCCAGACCTCAAAAAAGCTTATGACCATGTTCTTGAGTTTAGGCTAATATATGAAAGCAACACAAAAATTTCCGCTGAAAAAAAGTTTAATGAATGGATCAATAAAACTCATGAGATGGAAATTAAAGAATTTTTAACGGTAGCAAATACAGTAAGCAACCATATGAGCAATATTCTAAACTTCTTTGACAATAGATCTACCAATGCAAATGCGGAATCTTTTAATTCAAAAATAAAGCTCTTCAGGGCAAACTTAAGAGGCGTTGTAGATACCAGGTTTTTCTTGTTCAGGCTCTCTAAGCTTTTTGCTTAAATCCCCAGAAAAATACGGTGACCCGGTATTTTCGCTTCTTTTTTCCTTTCTCTTCTTTCTGTTCCTCTTCCTTTTGTTCCTGTTCCTTTTGCTCCTCCTCATATTCAGCCAGGACTTTAGCTTCAATAGGATGGCAATATGCTGCACATAGTGTTAAAAGGAAAACTTTGGCATGAAAATCCTGACGTACAGCCTTTGCCGTTTTTCCAGAAAAAGATTCCAGATCAAGACGACTTTTCAGTAATTTATAGCACTCTTCCTCATTCCACCGATAATGATAAAGCCGCTTAAACTCCTCAATATCGTATTTTTTTAAATCTGTCAGGGAAGTACAAAGTATTTCTGTCTCACCTGTTTCAAGCTTTACTTTTATAAGCCTGCAGTCTATTTCTTGACTGATAATTTCCGGGTATTCACTCAGTTTACCATGGTCTTTTTTAGGGAGCCGAAACTTCACTATGCGTTCCTGTTCAGGGCTGGCCATCAGACTTTCAACTTCTTTCCACCATTCATTCTCAAGCCTTATGCAAAACTCTACCCCCTTGGCTTTAAGCAGAAAAAACAACCAAAAACAAGGATATCCCCTGTCCAGAAGGAGCAAATCGCCCTTTTCAACTTTTTTAAGGTGCTGTACAAGCAAATCTCTTTCGCTTGAAGCATAAGGTGCTATTTCTGCATCGAGAGTTATGTGATTAAGTACATCATAAAGCATAGAACCCATTGCCATAGAGCGAGGAGTGCTTGCTTTAGGCCCAAACATATATTCCCCAAATTCTTCTTTTACTGTGGGATGATTTGGAAGTTGAAGACGGGTGCCATCAACAGCAAGAGTACGCATGCCATGCCATGTGTAATAGGAGGCCTTTTTGTAGAAAAAATCCACACTTATTTCGTTCAACCTAACAAATGCCCATGGATTTAGCTTGGATCTGGACTGAGAAAGGGCGCTTTTAGTAACCTCGCGAATATTAAAATCGCTATTGGACATTGCTTTGTAAAATCTGTCAAGATCACGTTGCAATGCTGACTTAAAAGACATGATAAAAACAATTAACTTCCTGATATCCAGCTTTCTTTGTCTAGAGAATACCCTTTCACAGCCGTCTTTAACACGGCTAATGAACTCTTTACAGTTAATCTCATGGCTGATATGTTTGGTTAGTTCTTCTCTATAGTCAGAGTTTTTATTAGTCCCTATATACCCTCACAATTTACAAAAAAATATCTTACCAATACAACAAGAAAAGCTTAACTAAACGACATTGAATTAGATACTTCATTCTTGGGAACTTCGTCATTTTTCTTTTCACAGGAAAAAAGCAGTCCTATCAGGACAAGA is from Cytophagaceae bacterium ABcell3 and encodes:
- a CDS encoding transposase, producing MLRRHYKKKSSGFKQWEQKEHAEDYLVFPDNIGEHLSIDEVALSKGELYTFITNKNGRGKRGSLVASVKGTLSANIIQVLEKIPLEQRNKVKEVTLDMAKNMESSARTCFPMANLVTDRFHVVRLALEALQHIRVNQRWVELDMENKAIEAAKKNGVRYKAPLLPNGDTPKQLLARCRYVFAKKKADWTQSQEQRANIAFENYPDLKKAYDHVLEFRLIYESNTKISAEKKFNEWINKTHEMEIKEFLTVANTVSNHMSNILNFFDNRSTNANAESFNSKIKLFRANLRGVVDTRFFLFRLSKLFA
- a CDS encoding IS4 family transposase; this encodes MGTNKNSDYREELTKHISHEINCKEFISRVKDGCERVFSRQRKLDIRKLIVFIMSFKSALQRDLDRFYKAMSNSDFNIREVTKSALSQSRSKLNPWAFVRLNEISVDFFYKKASYYTWHGMRTLAVDGTRLQLPNHPTVKEEFGEYMFGPKASTPRSMAMGSMLYDVLNHITLDAEIAPYASSERDLLVQHLKKVEKGDLLLLDRGYPCFWLFFLLKAKGVEFCIRLENEWWKEVESLMASPEQERIVKFRLPKKDHGKLSEYPEIISQEIDCRLIKVKLETGETEILCTSLTDLKKYDIEEFKRLYHYRWNEEECYKLLKSRLDLESFSGKTAKAVRQDFHAKVFLLTLCAAYCHPIEAKVLAEYEEEQKEQEQKEEEQKEEKGKKKRKYRVTVFFWGFKQKA